Proteins from a single region of Nocardioides anomalus:
- a CDS encoding acyclic terpene utilization AtuA family protein — translation MPGGAPGPLVLASGSAYAEDRLDAVEAMAASGRAAYLGFDCLAERTLALAQVRRLADPSAGQDRRIAALVPLLRSHLAAGRRVVGNFGAANPDAARDDFVRALKEVGLPGVRIGVVHGDEVRLLVTALDAELPELGTTVGALGDRVVSAHVYLGADGIVDCLRQDAQIVLGGRLADPSLFVGPICHELGWELDDWDRLGHATMVGHLLECGVHSTGGNYEDPPYRVVPEPWNLGFPIAEVEDGAVTITKLPGTGGAVDAMTMKTQLYYEIHDPAAYLTPDVTADFTQVEVEDLGADRVRISGARGHARPDTLKVLVGIDQGWRATGEMSWGGPGCVERARRAEEVLRKRLEPYAAELDEVRVDLQGVDSLFGVRMAGGYPSEVRLRLAVRTTSLDVARTAAHETELLYFGPAGGGGNVTSVVPAIGVTPAYVPRELVPVRTEVSGS, via the coding sequence GTGCCCGGTGGGGCGCCCGGGCCGCTGGTCCTGGCCTCGGGCTCGGCGTACGCCGAGGACCGCCTCGACGCCGTCGAGGCGATGGCGGCGAGCGGCCGCGCGGCGTACCTCGGCTTCGACTGCCTCGCCGAGCGCACGCTGGCGCTCGCCCAGGTGCGACGTCTGGCCGACCCCTCCGCGGGCCAGGACCGCCGCATCGCCGCCCTCGTCCCGCTGCTGCGCTCGCACCTCGCGGCCGGGCGACGGGTGGTCGGCAACTTCGGGGCCGCCAACCCCGACGCCGCCCGCGACGACTTCGTCCGCGCGCTCAAGGAGGTGGGCCTGCCCGGCGTCCGCATCGGCGTCGTGCACGGCGACGAGGTCCGGCTGCTGGTCACCGCGCTCGACGCCGAGCTGCCCGAGCTCGGCACGACCGTCGGCGCGCTCGGTGACCGGGTCGTCTCCGCGCACGTCTACCTGGGTGCCGACGGCATCGTCGACTGCCTGCGCCAGGACGCGCAGATCGTGCTGGGCGGGAGGCTGGCCGACCCCTCGTTGTTCGTCGGGCCGATCTGCCACGAGCTCGGCTGGGAGCTCGACGACTGGGACCGCCTCGGCCACGCCACGATGGTCGGTCACCTGCTCGAGTGCGGCGTGCACTCCACGGGCGGAAACTACGAGGACCCGCCGTACCGCGTCGTGCCCGAGCCGTGGAACCTCGGGTTCCCGATCGCCGAGGTCGAGGACGGTGCCGTCACGATCACCAAGCTCCCGGGGACCGGTGGCGCGGTCGACGCGATGACCATGAAGACCCAGCTCTACTACGAGATCCACGACCCCGCGGCGTACCTCACCCCGGACGTGACCGCGGACTTCACGCAGGTCGAGGTCGAGGACCTCGGCGCCGACCGCGTCCGCATCTCCGGCGCCCGCGGTCACGCACGACCGGACACGCTCAAGGTCCTGGTCGGCATCGACCAGGGCTGGCGCGCCACCGGGGAGATGTCATGGGGTGGCCCGGGCTGCGTCGAGCGGGCGCGGCGCGCCGAGGAGGTCCTGCGCAAGCGACTCGAGCCGTACGCCGCGGAGCTGGACGAGGTGCGCGTGGACCTCCAGGGCGTCGACTCGCTCTTCGGTGTCCGGATGGCCGGCGGCTACCCTTCGGAGGTGCGCCTGCGGCTCGCGGTGCGCACCACCTCGCTGGACGTCGCCCGCACCGCGGCCCACGAGACCGAGCTCCTCTACTTCGGTCCCGCCGGCGGCGGGGGCAACGTCACGTCGGTGGTGCCGGCCATCGGGGTGACCCCGGCCTACGTTCCGCGGGAGCTGGTCCCGGTGCGGACCGAGGTGAGCGGGTCGTGA
- a CDS encoding AtuA-related protein, giving the protein MRLRELAASRSGDKGDVSNICVFAYDPADYPLLVERLTAERVQAHFGALVEGGVVRYELPRVHGLNFVLDRALGGGVSMTLRADPHGKAYQSLILDLDL; this is encoded by the coding sequence GTGAGGCTGCGCGAGCTCGCGGCCAGCCGGTCCGGCGACAAGGGCGACGTCTCCAACATCTGCGTGTTCGCCTACGACCCGGCCGACTACCCGCTGCTCGTCGAGCGGCTCACCGCCGAGCGGGTCCAGGCGCACTTCGGCGCCCTCGTGGAGGGAGGGGTGGTCCGCTACGAGCTGCCCCGGGTGCACGGGCTGAACTTCGTCCTCGACCGGGCCCTGGGTGGTGGGGTGTCGATGACGCTGCGGGCCGACCCGCACGGCAAGGCCTACCAGTCGCTGATCCTGGATCTCGATCTGTGA
- a CDS encoding NAD(P)/FAD-dependent oxidoreductase → MTPHESTIAVVGAGLAGLRACERLRAAGHTGRIVVLGEEAHPPYNRPPLSKELLRGTLDRDKLPFRQRAATEDVEWRLGTRVGAVDLAGHTVALDDGTGLGWDGLVYATGVRARRLELDGAAWRHTIRTLDDALRLAPSLAPGTRVVVIGAGFIGCEVAATAVERGCEVTVVEPLGTPLERVVGAQVGREVQRRHEQHNVRFALGRTVRAVADAGEHLEVELDNGAGLAADVIVEAVGSVANTEPLDGQGLDLAHGVLCDDGLHPLRDGEPVLDVVAVGDVARFPVRAYGDAPIRVEHWTMPTDMATHAASSLLAGLAGTQVDSTGFAPLPTFWSEQYGVRMQSFGLPHLGLEDVRVLDGDLAGEAAVGYHRDGRLVGVVLLGMGKRMLEFRTAVAEARAASLEPAR, encoded by the coding sequence GTGACCCCCCACGAGAGCACCATCGCCGTCGTCGGCGCCGGGCTGGCCGGTCTGCGCGCCTGCGAACGGCTGCGCGCGGCCGGGCACACCGGCCGGATCGTCGTCCTGGGCGAGGAGGCACACCCGCCGTACAACCGACCGCCGCTGTCCAAGGAGCTGCTGCGCGGCACGCTGGACCGCGACAAGCTCCCGTTCCGCCAGCGCGCGGCGACCGAGGACGTCGAGTGGCGCCTCGGCACGCGCGTCGGGGCCGTCGACCTCGCCGGCCACACGGTCGCGCTCGACGACGGCACCGGGCTGGGCTGGGACGGACTGGTCTACGCGACGGGCGTCCGCGCCCGCCGGCTCGAGCTCGACGGCGCCGCCTGGCGGCACACCATCCGCACCCTCGACGACGCCCTGCGGCTGGCCCCCTCCCTCGCGCCCGGCACCCGCGTCGTCGTCATCGGGGCGGGCTTCATCGGCTGCGAGGTCGCGGCCACGGCGGTCGAGCGGGGCTGCGAGGTCACGGTCGTCGAGCCGCTCGGCACGCCGCTCGAGCGGGTCGTCGGCGCGCAGGTCGGCCGCGAGGTGCAGCGCCGCCACGAGCAGCACAACGTCCGCTTCGCGCTCGGCCGGACCGTCCGCGCGGTGGCCGACGCCGGCGAGCACCTCGAGGTCGAGCTCGACAACGGCGCCGGCCTGGCCGCCGACGTCATCGTCGAGGCGGTCGGCTCGGTGGCCAACACCGAACCCCTGGACGGGCAGGGCCTCGACCTCGCCCACGGCGTCCTGTGCGACGACGGCCTGCACCCGCTGCGGGACGGCGAGCCGGTGCTCGACGTCGTCGCCGTCGGCGACGTGGCGCGCTTCCCGGTCCGGGCGTACGGCGACGCGCCCATCCGGGTCGAGCACTGGACGATGCCGACCGACATGGCCACGCACGCCGCGTCGAGCCTGCTGGCCGGGCTGGCCGGCACCCAGGTCGACAGCACCGGCTTCGCACCGCTGCCCACCTTCTGGAGCGAGCAGTACGGCGTCCGCATGCAGTCCTTCGGGCTGCCGCACCTCGGCCTCGAGGACGTGCGCGTGCTCGACGGTGACCTGGCCGGCGAGGCCGCGGTCGGCTACCACCGCGACGGTCGCCTCGTCGGTGTCGTGCTGCTCGGGATGGGCAAGCGGATGCTGGAGTTCCGCACCGCCGTGGCCGAGGCGCGCGCGGCCAGCCTCGAGCCCGCTCGGTGA
- a CDS encoding cytochrome P450 encodes MTETASTTPTGRCPVVHFDHNSAEHAEDPVASYRKLRAEAPVAWSDAHGGYWILSGYKPVFEASRDDDTFSSERNSHGGEGLSVVIPKTPAPFHIPIEIDPPEFRKWRKLINPITAPAAIARMEQIVKFYVTKFIDDIIETGHADMTSVIGVPAIVTVDWLGLPIEHWERYASAFHALLIAVPGTEEFDQAVKVDLPYLEEVTRGIIAERRADPRDDIISYLVGCEVDERAVTDDEVFAMVDLLLSGGVGTTASLVSNTVVWLHEHQDVRQDLLDHPEKMDRAIEEFLRFFSPTQGLARTVTQDTEFMGCPMKQGDRVLLSWASANRDPELFEAPDDLDIERWPNRHTAFGIGVHRCAGAHLGRAMAKELLTQIIHRMSDYEVDRSQLVRYPHQGTNNGWTSIPATFTPGPRLLPADATSPADLATELH; translated from the coding sequence ATGACCGAGACCGCCTCGACGACACCCACCGGCCGCTGCCCCGTGGTGCACTTCGACCACAACTCGGCCGAGCACGCCGAGGACCCGGTGGCGTCGTACCGCAAGCTGCGCGCCGAGGCACCCGTCGCCTGGTCCGACGCCCACGGAGGCTACTGGATCCTCTCGGGCTACAAGCCGGTCTTCGAGGCCTCGCGCGACGACGACACCTTCTCCTCCGAGCGCAACAGCCACGGCGGCGAGGGGCTGTCGGTGGTCATCCCCAAGACCCCGGCGCCGTTCCACATCCCGATCGAGATCGACCCGCCCGAGTTCCGCAAGTGGCGCAAGCTCATCAACCCGATCACCGCCCCCGCCGCGATCGCGCGGATGGAGCAGATCGTGAAGTTCTACGTCACCAAGTTCATCGACGACATCATCGAGACCGGACACGCGGACATGACCTCGGTCATCGGTGTCCCCGCGATCGTCACGGTCGACTGGCTCGGCCTGCCCATCGAGCACTGGGAGCGCTACGCCTCGGCGTTCCACGCGCTGCTCATCGCGGTGCCCGGCACCGAGGAGTTCGACCAGGCCGTGAAGGTGGACCTCCCGTACCTCGAGGAGGTCACGCGCGGCATCATCGCCGAGCGCCGCGCCGACCCGCGCGACGACATCATCAGCTACCTCGTCGGCTGCGAGGTCGACGAGCGGGCGGTCACCGACGACGAGGTCTTCGCGATGGTCGACCTGCTGCTGTCCGGCGGCGTCGGCACCACGGCCTCGCTGGTCAGCAACACGGTGGTCTGGCTGCACGAGCACCAGGACGTGCGCCAGGACCTCCTCGACCACCCCGAGAAGATGGACCGCGCCATCGAGGAGTTCCTCCGCTTCTTCTCCCCCACCCAAGGGCTCGCACGCACCGTCACCCAGGACACCGAGTTCATGGGCTGCCCGATGAAGCAGGGCGACCGCGTCCTGCTCTCGTGGGCCTCGGCCAACCGCGACCCCGAGCTGTTCGAGGCCCCCGACGACCTGGACATCGAGCGCTGGCCGAACCGTCACACCGCCTTCGGCATCGGCGTGCACCGCTGCGCCGGCGCGCACCTGGGCCGCGCCATGGCCAAGGAGCTGCTCACCCAGATCATCCACCGGATGAGCGACTACGAGGTGGACCGCAGCCAGCTCGTGCGCTACCCCCACCAGGGCACCAACAACGGCTGGACCAGCATCCCGGCCACGTTCACGCCCGGGCCGCGGCTGCTGCCCGCCGACGCCACCTCGCCGGCCGACCTGGCCACCGAGCTGCACTGA
- a CDS encoding FAD-dependent oxidoreductase: MATPVTTGAPTAAQERYDVVVLGTGAAGLTAALAAAHGGARVALFEKGERIGGTTALASAVVWLPANRYAQAAGVPDSREEGLDYLESLSHGMILPELAEAFVDTVPELLDWLEDETPCHFQLVPGFPDYHPEHPGGKPQGGRSVEPVLFSYARVPGWADRVVGTPRRMNVAETPTGGGTGVVPPDLLAEREAEQLEGLGRALVGSLLAGCLERGVEPVTGTRATRLVVEGGAVTGVQLDGPDGPRTVEAGAVVLATGGFEHDADLVRDFLRGPMRSPAGVVTNTGDGLRMAMRVGAQLGNMREAWWVPVMELPGERPDGGRDVFLVLRERTLPRSIVVNGSGRRFTNEAANYNALGGAFHAFDPTSFRYVNQPAWLIFDEGFVQRYGCFGNGPGSPVPDHLHRAGSLTELAGLIDVPGPELEETVTRWNKLVDSGHDDDFGRGDSAYDGWCGDRSAYPGPMATLGPLDTAPYYAVELVSSTLGTKGGPRTDVDGRVLDVDGAVIPGLFAAGNVMAGPTGMVYGGAGGTLGPAMVFGFPRRPGGGGVSAATEHERKARS; the protein is encoded by the coding sequence GTGGCCACCCCCGTGACGACCGGCGCGCCGACCGCCGCCCAGGAGCGGTACGACGTCGTCGTGCTCGGCACCGGGGCAGCCGGTCTCACCGCGGCCCTGGCCGCCGCGCACGGCGGCGCGCGCGTCGCGCTGTTCGAGAAGGGCGAGCGGATCGGCGGCACCACGGCGCTGGCGAGCGCCGTGGTGTGGCTGCCGGCCAACCGGTACGCGCAGGCGGCCGGCGTACCGGACTCACGGGAGGAGGGCTTGGACTACCTGGAGTCCCTCTCCCACGGGATGATCCTGCCCGAGCTCGCCGAGGCCTTCGTCGACACCGTGCCCGAGCTCCTCGACTGGCTCGAGGACGAGACGCCCTGCCACTTCCAGCTCGTGCCCGGCTTCCCCGACTACCACCCTGAGCACCCCGGCGGGAAGCCGCAGGGGGGCCGCTCGGTCGAGCCGGTGCTCTTCTCCTACGCCCGCGTCCCGGGCTGGGCCGACCGGGTCGTGGGGACCCCGCGACGGATGAACGTGGCCGAGACCCCGACCGGTGGCGGCACCGGCGTGGTCCCGCCCGACCTGCTGGCCGAGCGCGAGGCCGAGCAGCTCGAGGGGCTCGGCCGGGCGCTGGTCGGCAGCCTGCTCGCCGGCTGCCTCGAGCGCGGCGTCGAGCCGGTCACGGGCACGCGCGCCACCCGCCTGGTCGTCGAGGGCGGCGCCGTCACCGGGGTGCAGCTCGACGGTCCGGACGGCCCGCGCACGGTCGAGGCGGGGGCGGTGGTGCTGGCCACCGGCGGCTTCGAGCACGACGCCGACCTGGTCCGCGACTTCCTGCGCGGCCCGATGCGCTCGCCGGCCGGCGTGGTGACCAACACCGGCGACGGCCTGCGCATGGCCATGCGGGTCGGGGCGCAGCTGGGCAACATGCGCGAGGCCTGGTGGGTCCCGGTCATGGAGCTGCCCGGCGAGCGGCCCGACGGCGGCCGCGACGTCTTCCTGGTCCTGCGCGAGCGGACCCTGCCGCGCTCGATCGTGGTCAACGGGAGCGGCCGGCGCTTCACCAACGAGGCCGCCAACTACAACGCGCTCGGCGGTGCCTTCCACGCCTTCGACCCCACCTCGTTCCGCTACGTCAACCAGCCCGCCTGGCTGATCTTCGACGAGGGCTTCGTGCAGCGCTACGGCTGCTTCGGCAACGGTCCGGGCAGCCCCGTCCCCGACCACCTCCACCGCGCCGGCTCGCTGACCGAGCTGGCCGGTCTCATCGACGTGCCGGGGCCCGAGCTGGAGGAGACCGTGACCCGCTGGAACAAGCTGGTGGACTCCGGTCACGACGACGACTTCGGCCGCGGCGACAGCGCCTACGACGGGTGGTGCGGCGACCGCAGCGCCTACCCCGGGCCGATGGCCACACTCGGTCCGCTGGACACCGCGCCGTACTACGCCGTCGAGCTGGTCAGCTCGACGCTCGGCACCAAGGGCGGTCCGCGCACCGACGTGGACGGCCGCGTCCTGGACGTGGACGGCGCGGTCATCCCCGGACTGTTCGCGGCGGGCAACGTCATGGCCGGTCCCACCGGGATGGTCTACGGCGGCGCCGGCGGCACCCTCGGCCCGGCGATGGTCTTCGGCTTCCCGCGCCGGCCGGGCGGCGGCGGCGTGAGCGCGGCGACAGAGCACGAGAGGAAGGCCCGATCGTGA
- a CDS encoding ferredoxin, whose product MHVKVDDERCQGHGLCRISAPDLFFAREEDGNAYVKSETVPPGQEDEAQLAADSCPELAIEVD is encoded by the coding sequence ATGCACGTCAAGGTCGACGACGAGCGCTGCCAGGGCCACGGCCTGTGCCGCATCAGCGCGCCGGACCTGTTCTTCGCGCGTGAGGAGGACGGCAACGCCTACGTGAAGAGCGAGACGGTCCCCCCGGGCCAGGAGGACGAGGCGCAGCTCGCCGCCGACAGCTGCCCCGAACTGGCCATCGAGGTCGACTGA
- a CDS encoding nuclear transport factor 2 family protein, with protein sequence MTSTTDTSLERRLQRVEDRQGIQELGVLYGVIMDERDEHGIRTIFTEDATLDSQDGVFQAAGMESIVETYLGRFAALGPTNHYSHGHVVRFREEDPDSAYGLLTGHAEVFRNGVGMQVALRYKDEYRRDAGRWKFSARLMSYMYYLPSSEYAEGFGAADSMRAYGDRRPSDWPEVLYTGSSQWLHRYL encoded by the coding sequence ATGACCAGCACGACCGACACGTCCCTCGAGCGGCGCCTGCAGCGGGTCGAGGACCGCCAGGGCATCCAGGAGCTCGGCGTCCTCTACGGCGTCATCATGGACGAGCGCGACGAGCACGGGATCCGCACGATCTTCACCGAGGACGCCACCCTCGACTCCCAGGACGGCGTCTTCCAGGCCGCGGGGATGGAGTCGATCGTGGAGACCTACCTCGGCCGGTTCGCGGCCCTCGGCCCGACCAACCACTACTCCCACGGGCACGTGGTCAGGTTCCGCGAGGAGGACCCCGACTCGGCGTACGGCCTGCTGACCGGGCACGCCGAGGTGTTCCGCAACGGTGTCGGGATGCAGGTCGCGCTGCGCTACAAGGACGAGTACCGCCGCGACGCCGGCCGCTGGAAGTTCTCCGCGCGGCTGATGTCCTACATGTACTACCTGCCCTCCTCGGAGTACGCCGAGGGCTTCGGCGCCGCCGACAGCATGCGGGCCTACGGCGACCGCCGGCCCAGCGACTGGCCCGAGGTGCTCTACACCGGCAGCTCGCAGTGGCTGCACCGCTACCTGTGA
- a CDS encoding MFS transporter: protein MTQAPIPVPAEGDRRLGTFPAWLVVVLIAAIGLNLRASLGSIPPLLTDMNEDLHLSNTAAGFLTSLAVVFMGISAPIGQRLGARLGAELATGLAMLLLAAAGLARLLPLGAGLLFVSVAVAGLAMGGASALMPSLVGHHLPHIRGLAMGIYSAGLAMGVAIAAGTVVPLEHLLGGWRPALASWGAIAAAAAAVWLLAVPRLRRSTAGRPVEALVVDHRMPWRSRTAWWVTLFTTNQMVVGFSGLAWVTPLYVSLGMTNQEAANRFVIFQVVQLATMLTLPPLTDYTRDRRPLLAFVLVSTSVGITMLLLDPVGLSVPAMLFFGAGVGGGSTLGLLLIVDSTRSQPDAARLGAMVFLVAFIAGAAGPVVLGLLRDLTGGFTAGYAVMLGLSVAMLALTVVYRPGRTIEDVAEPVPARVSAHR from the coding sequence GTGACCCAGGCCCCGATCCCCGTCCCCGCCGAGGGCGACCGGCGCCTCGGCACCTTCCCCGCCTGGCTGGTCGTCGTGCTCATCGCGGCCATCGGGCTGAACCTGCGCGCCAGCCTGGGGTCCATCCCCCCGCTGCTCACGGACATGAACGAGGACCTGCACCTCAGCAACACCGCCGCCGGGTTCCTCACCTCGCTCGCCGTCGTCTTCATGGGCATCAGCGCACCCATCGGCCAGCGCCTCGGGGCACGTCTCGGCGCCGAGCTCGCCACCGGCCTCGCCATGCTGCTGCTGGCCGCCGCCGGGCTCGCGCGGCTGCTGCCCCTGGGCGCCGGGCTCCTCTTCGTCTCGGTCGCCGTGGCGGGTCTGGCGATGGGCGGCGCATCGGCGCTGATGCCGTCGCTCGTCGGGCACCACCTGCCGCACATCCGCGGGCTCGCCATGGGCATCTACTCCGCGGGGCTGGCGATGGGGGTCGCGATCGCCGCGGGGACCGTCGTGCCCCTGGAGCACCTGCTCGGCGGGTGGCGGCCCGCGCTCGCGAGCTGGGGCGCCATCGCGGCCGCCGCCGCCGCGGTCTGGCTGCTCGCCGTCCCCCGGCTCCGGCGCAGCACCGCGGGCCGTCCCGTCGAGGCGCTGGTCGTGGACCACCGGATGCCGTGGCGCTCGCGGACGGCGTGGTGGGTCACCCTGTTCACCACGAACCAGATGGTGGTCGGCTTCAGCGGCCTGGCGTGGGTCACGCCGCTCTACGTCTCGCTGGGGATGACCAACCAGGAGGCGGCCAACCGGTTCGTCATCTTCCAGGTCGTGCAGCTCGCCACGATGCTGACGCTGCCCCCGCTGACCGACTACACGCGCGACCGCCGACCGCTCCTGGCCTTCGTCCTGGTCAGCACCAGCGTCGGCATCACCATGCTGCTCCTGGACCCCGTCGGGCTGTCCGTCCCCGCCATGCTGTTCTTCGGCGCCGGGGTCGGCGGCGGCTCCACGCTCGGGCTCCTGCTCATCGTCGACAGCACCCGGTCCCAGCCCGACGCCGCCCGGCTCGGCGCGATGGTCTTCCTCGTCGCGTTCATCGCCGGAGCGGCCGGCCCGGTCGTCCTCGGACTGCTGCGCGACCTCACCGGCGGCTTCACGGCCGGCTACGCGGTGATGCTCGGGCTGTCGGTGGCGATGCTGGCGCTCACGGTCGTCTACCGCCCCGGGCGCACCATCGAGGACGTCGCCGAGCCGGTGCCGGCGAGGGTGTCAGCTCACAGGTAG
- a CDS encoding 2-oxoacid:ferredoxin oxidoreductase subunit beta, protein MTTTDLPLPTLGSNQGGTALVPPVEAPQTGKEFASDQEVRWCPGCGDYAVLKAVQGFLPDLGLRRENIAFVSGIGCSSRFPYYLDTYGLHSIHGRAPAIATGLATTRPDLSVWVVTGDGDALSIGGNHLIHAMRRNVNITILLFNNRIYGLTKGQYSPTSPPGLVTKSTPSGSVDHPFNPVSLALGAEASFVARTLDSDRLHLTAVLSAAAAHRGTSLVEIYQNCPIFNDGAFDALKGPEGAARLLRLEAGLEVTVDGATWAHDPAETNPSRQFALSRMDAQVPIGVFRAVQRPAYDDQVRQQVEAAGPAGDLQALIDGADTWTVA, encoded by the coding sequence GTGACCACGACCGACCTGCCCCTGCCCACGCTGGGCTCGAACCAGGGCGGCACCGCGCTCGTCCCGCCGGTCGAGGCCCCGCAGACCGGCAAGGAGTTCGCCTCCGACCAGGAGGTGCGCTGGTGTCCCGGCTGCGGCGACTACGCGGTCCTCAAGGCGGTGCAGGGCTTCCTGCCCGACCTGGGGCTGCGCCGGGAGAACATCGCCTTCGTCTCCGGGATCGGCTGCTCCTCGCGCTTCCCCTACTACCTCGACACCTACGGCCTGCACTCGATCCACGGCCGGGCGCCGGCCATCGCCACCGGCTTGGCCACCACGCGGCCGGACCTGTCGGTGTGGGTGGTGACCGGTGACGGGGACGCGCTCTCCATCGGTGGCAACCACCTCATCCACGCGATGCGCCGCAACGTGAACATCACGATCCTGTTGTTCAACAACCGCATCTACGGGCTGACCAAGGGTCAGTACTCCCCCACGTCGCCGCCCGGGCTCGTCACCAAGTCCACACCGTCCGGCTCGGTCGACCACCCGTTCAACCCGGTCTCGCTGGCCCTGGGCGCGGAGGCGAGCTTCGTGGCCCGCACCCTCGACTCCGACCGCTTGCACCTCACGGCGGTGCTGTCCGCGGCCGCTGCGCACCGTGGCACCTCGCTGGTGGAGATCTACCAGAACTGCCCGATCTTCAACGACGGCGCGTTCGACGCGCTCAAGGGTCCCGAGGGCGCCGCGCGCCTGCTGCGGCTCGAGGCCGGGCTCGAGGTCACCGTCGACGGCGCGACCTGGGCCCACGACCCGGCCGAGACGAACCCCAGCCGCCAGTTCGCACTGTCGCGGATGGACGCCCAGGTGCCGATCGGGGTGTTCCGCGCGGTGCAGCGCCCGGCGTACGACGACCAGGTGCGTCAGCAGGTCGAGGCGGCCGGTCCGGCGGGCGACCTGCAGGCGCTCATCGACGGCGCGGACACCTGGACGGTGGCCTGA
- a CDS encoding 2-oxoacid:acceptor oxidoreductase subunit alpha, giving the protein MAPQVVELARVVIRFAGDSGDGMQLTGDRFTQEAASFGNDLSTLPNFPAEIRAPQGTMAGVSSFQLHFADHDILTPGDRPDVLVAMNPAALKANVGDLRPGATLIVDTHDFTPRNLAKVGYASNPLEDGSLADLAVHTLDLTGMTVESVKEFGLSRKDAARAKNMYSLGLLSWLYGRDVEGTVAHLQARFARKPEIRDANVAALRAGWNFGETTEVFAVSYTVKPAAAAPGRYRNVTGNTALAYGLVAAGRLSGLPVFLGAYPITPASDILHELSKHKAFGVTTFQAEDEIAGIGAALGAAYGGALGVTTTSGPGMALKAETIGLAVMLELPLVVVDVQRGGPSTGLPTKTEQSDLLMAMYGRNGEAPLPVVAPRSPSDCFDAAIEAARIAVTHRTPVVLLSDGYLANGSEPWRLPAVADLPRIEPAFATPPADGEPFHPYARDPETLARPWAPPGVAGLEHRIGGIEKADLTGDISYDADNHDRMVRLRQAKVDAVRVPLAEVDDPSAADGPGARLLVVGWGSTYGPIGAGVRRLRRHGHAVAQLHLRHLNPLPADLETVLRSYDRVVCPEMNLGQLASLLRDRYLVDVRRLTTVRGMPFRAEQLEAELLDHLATLGEPA; this is encoded by the coding sequence GTGGCACCGCAGGTCGTGGAGCTCGCCCGGGTCGTCATCCGTTTCGCCGGGGACTCGGGCGACGGGATGCAACTGACCGGCGACCGCTTCACCCAGGAGGCAGCGAGCTTCGGCAACGACCTGTCCACGCTGCCGAACTTCCCGGCCGAGATCCGCGCTCCGCAGGGCACGATGGCCGGCGTCTCGAGCTTCCAGCTCCACTTCGCCGACCACGACATCCTCACTCCCGGCGATCGGCCCGACGTCCTGGTGGCGATGAACCCGGCGGCACTCAAGGCCAACGTCGGCGACCTGCGGCCCGGGGCGACGCTCATCGTCGACACCCACGACTTCACCCCGCGCAACCTGGCCAAGGTGGGCTACGCCTCGAACCCGCTCGAGGACGGGTCGCTCGCGGACCTCGCCGTGCACACGCTCGACCTCACCGGCATGACGGTGGAGTCGGTCAAGGAGTTCGGGCTCTCGCGCAAGGACGCGGCCCGGGCCAAGAACATGTACTCCCTGGGTCTGCTGTCCTGGCTCTACGGCCGCGACGTCGAGGGCACCGTCGCCCACCTCCAGGCCCGGTTCGCGCGCAAGCCGGAGATCCGCGACGCCAACGTCGCGGCACTGCGGGCGGGCTGGAACTTCGGCGAGACCACCGAGGTCTTCGCGGTGTCCTACACGGTCAAGCCGGCCGCGGCCGCGCCCGGTCGCTACCGCAACGTCACCGGCAACACCGCGCTGGCCTACGGCCTGGTCGCGGCCGGGCGGCTCAGCGGGCTGCCGGTCTTCCTCGGCGCCTACCCGATCACGCCGGCCTCCGACATCCTCCACGAGCTCAGCAAGCACAAGGCCTTCGGCGTCACCACGTTCCAGGCCGAGGACGAGATCGCCGGGATCGGCGCGGCCCTCGGCGCGGCGTACGGCGGCGCGCTGGGGGTGACCACGACGTCGGGACCGGGCATGGCGCTGAAGGCCGAGACCATCGGCCTGGCGGTGATGCTCGAGCTGCCCCTGGTGGTCGTCGACGTGCAGCGCGGCGGACCCTCCACCGGGCTGCCGACCAAGACCGAGCAGTCCGACCTGCTGATGGCCATGTACGGCCGCAACGGCGAGGCCCCGTTGCCGGTGGTCGCGCCTCGCTCGCCCTCGGACTGCTTCGACGCCGCCATCGAGGCGGCCCGCATCGCCGTCACGCACCGCACGCCGGTGGTGCTGCTCTCCGACGGCTACCTGGCCAACGGCTCGGAGCCGTGGCGGCTGCCCGCGGTCGCCGACCTGCCGCGCATCGAGCCCGCGTTCGCGACACCCCCGGCCGACGGCGAGCCCTTCCACCCCTACGCCCGGGACCCGGAGACGCTGGCCCGGCCCTGGGCGCCGCCCGGGGTGGCGGGCCTCGAGCACCGCATCGGCGGCATCGAGAAGGCCGACCTGACCGGCGACATCTCCTACGACGCCGACAACCACGACCGCATGGTGCGGCTGCGTCAGGCCAAGGTCGACGCCGTGCGCGTGCCCCTCGCCGAGGTCGACGACCCGTCGGCCGCCGACGGACCGGGCGCGCGGCTGCTCGTCGTGGGCTGGGGCTCGACGTACGGCCCCATCGGCGCGGGCGTGCGGCGGCTGCGCCGGCACGGGCACGCGGTCGCCCAGCTGCACCTGCGGCACCTGAACCCGCTCCCGGCGGACCTGGAGACGGTGCTGCGCTCCTACGACCGGGTCGTGTGCCCGGAGATGAACCTGGGCCAGCTGGCCTCGCTGCTGCGCGACCGCTACCTGGTCGACGTGCGGCGCCTGACCACCGTGCGGGGCATGCCGTTCCGCGCCGAGCAGCTGGAGGCCGAGCTCCTCGACCACCTCGCCACCCTGGGAGAGCCCGCGTGA